The genomic DNA ATCTGCGTTCATGCACACTCCTGAGCCGAGCGCCGACGGACTGCTCACACTCCTGGCCGTCGCGCGCACCGGCCGCTACACCGCCGCGGCCGACCTCCTGGGCATCAACCACACCACCGCCTCGCGCCGGGTCGCCGCGCTGGAGCAGGCGCTCGGCGGGCCGCTGCTGGCCCGCGGCGCCGCGGGCTGGGAGCTCACCGAACTCGGCCGGTCGGGCGCGGCCGCCGCAGAGCGGATCGAGGCGGTGCTCCACGGGCTCGACGCGGACACCGCCCACGACCTGCACGGCACGGTGCGCATCGCCGCGACCGACGGCTTCAGCGCCCGCGTCGTCGCGCCCGCGATCGCGGAACTCGGGCGCGCGCACCCGAGGCTGTCCGTCGACCTGCTGACGGTGACGCGCCGCGCACCGTCGACCCGCTCGGGCGTCGACATCGAGGTCGTCGTGGGCCGACCGGAGACCTACCGGGTGGAACCGGAACTCCTCGCGCCGTACCGGCTGGGCCTGTACGGCTCGCGGCAGTACCTCGCCACCGACGGGACGCCCGAGCACACGCGCGACCTCGCCGGCCGACCCCTCGTGTACTTCATCGACTCGATGCTCACCGTCGACGACCTGGACCTCGCCCGCGTGCTCGTGCCCGACATGACCGACCGGCTCAGCTCGACGAACGTGCTGGTGCACGTCGAGGCCACGTGCGCGGGCGCCGGCCTGGGCCTGCTCCCCTGCTTCCTCGCCGACAGCCGCCCCGACCTCGTGCGCGTCCTCCCCGACGAGGTCTCCGTGCAGCTCGAGTACTGGATGGTGGTGCGGCCGGAGGCGGCCCAGCGGCGCGAGGTCGCCGCCGTCGTCACCGCGCTGCGCGCGCAGGTGGCGGCGATGCGGGCGGTCCTCCTGGGCGCGATCCCCCACGGTTGAGCGACACCGCCCGCGCGGCGCGCTGCACCCCGCTGCCCCGACACCGCCCGCGAAGCCTCCGCCACGGCTAATGTGGAATTGCAAACCGCGCGTCGCGCAGTGCCGAACAAGGGGGTTCCCATGACCGTTCTCGCCGAGACCACCGGGACGCGGAACATCGGACTGTTGGGGATCGGGGCGTACCGTCCGGAGCGGGTGGTCACCAACGACGAGATCTGCGCGGGCATCGACTCCTCCGACGAGTGGATCTTCACCCGGACCGGCATCAAATCGCGCCGGTTCGCGCGCCGGGACGAGACCGTCGTGGAGATGGCGACGGCGGCGGGCCGTCGCGCCGTCGCGAACGCCCTCCTCACCGGCGCGGACATCGACGCCGTGATCGTGGCGACGAACACCCACTACCTGCAGACCCCCGCCGCGGGCGTGAAGGTCGCGACGGAGCTGGGCGCCAACGGTGTCCCGGCCTTCGACGTCACCGTGGGCTGCGCGGGCTTCGGCTACGCCATGGCCCTGGCGTCGGACATGGTGCGCGGCGGCAGTGCGACGCGGGTCCTGGTGATCGGCGCCGAACAACTGTCGGTGAGCATGGACATGACCGATCGCGGGAACTGCTTCATCTTCGGCGACGGCGCGGGGGCGGTCGTGGTCGGCCCGGCCGAGGAACAGCAGCTCGGCCCCGTGGTGTGGGGCAGCGACGGCACGCAGTTCAACGCGATCCGGCAGGACATCGACTGGATCAGCTACCTCGACGGCGACGACCACGAGGACCGCCCGTACCTGCGCCTGGAGGGCACCGCGGTGTTCCGCTGGGCCGCGTTCGAGATGGGCAAGGCGGCACAGCGCGCGCTCGACGCCGCGGGCGTCACCGCCGCCGACGTCGACGTCTTCGTCCCGCACCAGGCGAACTCGCGGATCAACGAGGTCCTGGCCCGCAGCCTGCACCTGCCCGAGCACACTGTGATCGCCGACGACATCGAACGCACCGGCAACACCTCCGCCGCATCCATCCCGCTGGCGATGGACGACCTGCTCTCCAGCGGCCGGGCGAAGCCCGGGCAGACCGCGCTGCTCCTCGGCTACGGAGCCGGGCTGAGCTACGCCGCGCAGGTCGTGAAGCTGCCGCC from Tsukamurella paurometabola includes the following:
- a CDS encoding beta-ketoacyl-ACP synthase III, whose translation is MTVLAETTGTRNIGLLGIGAYRPERVVTNDEICAGIDSSDEWIFTRTGIKSRRFARRDETVVEMATAAGRRAVANALLTGADIDAVIVATNTHYLQTPAAGVKVATELGANGVPAFDVTVGCAGFGYAMALASDMVRGGSATRVLVIGAEQLSVSMDMTDRGNCFIFGDGAGAVVVGPAEEQQLGPVVWGSDGTQFNAIRQDIDWISYLDGDDHEDRPYLRLEGTAVFRWAAFEMGKAAQRALDAAGVTAADVDVFVPHQANSRINEVLARSLHLPEHTVIADDIERTGNTSAASIPLAMDDLLSSGRAKPGQTALLLGYGAGLSYAAQVVKLPPAPFD
- a CDS encoding LysR family transcriptional regulator, with product MHTPEPSADGLLTLLAVARTGRYTAAADLLGINHTTASRRVAALEQALGGPLLARGAAGWELTELGRSGAAAAERIEAVLHGLDADTAHDLHGTVRIAATDGFSARVVAPAIAELGRAHPRLSVDLLTVTRRAPSTRSGVDIEVVVGRPETYRVEPELLAPYRLGLYGSRQYLATDGTPEHTRDLAGRPLVYFIDSMLTVDDLDLARVLVPDMTDRLSSTNVLVHVEATCAGAGLGLLPCFLADSRPDLVRVLPDEVSVQLEYWMVVRPEAAQRREVAAVVTALRAQVAAMRAVLLGAIPHG